Genomic segment of uncultured Methanobrevibacter sp.:
CTGATGAAGAGCTAACTGAAAGATTTAAAGAATCTATTAGAATTGATCAAGAGATTTGTAAAGTTAAAGGACTTCCTATTGCAGGCTATGATGATGAAAATAAATGTGCATATCTAGAATATCCTGATGGAAGGAGAGTTTATGTCGAAGAAGAATAAGCTTCCTGAAATCATCATTTTTGCAGGTCCAAACGGCAGTGGGAAAACTACTATAACTCGTATGGCCAGAATTATTGGTGTTTACATTAATGCTGACGATATTAAAAGGTCAAGTTTATGCAGTGATTTGGAAGCTGCTGTGAAGGCTGAAGAGCTTAGGGAAGAAATGATTGAAAATGGTGAAGATTTCACATTTGAAACAGTGCTCTCTACTGATAGGAATCTTAAATTGCTTAAAAAAGCTAAAGAAAATGGATATTTTTTAAGATGCATATATGTTTTAACATCAGATTATAAAATTAATATTGCTCGGTAAGCATGAGGGAATCTATGGGTGGTCATGGTGTTCCCAAAGAAAAAATCAAATCAAGATATTACAAGGCATTGGATTTGATTCCAGAATTAGTTAAAATTTGTGATATTGTCCATATTTATGACAATACTAATGTTCCATTTAGAATTTTCAAGAAAAGAAAGGACATATATTTCCATTGGGGAAACAAATATTGGAGTTATTACGATATTGAAAAACTCACTGGAATTAGTGAATATAGTAATTAAATGCAGTAAATATTTTGTATAGTAGATAATGGCAACAGATTTTATATAATTTTATTTTATTAATTAAATTTTTTTAAGACTTTTTAACTTTTTTTGCTGTCCTTTTTGTGTTTTTTCCACATGGTCACAGTTTCAAAGGTTTTAATTTTGATAAAATCATTTTAATTTATGTATTTCTTTATTGGTTATGAGTTAATTAATAAATATTTTTTTTAATTGCACTTTATTTTTCTTTTAACATAAATTGGATTACTAGATAGATTCCTAAAGCTGCGCTGAATACAAAGCCTATTAATCCCAATATTGAAACATCAAATATTTTAGGCCCTTTGTCTGACATAATAGCTAAGGATGATCCTATAATTAATGCAGATAATATAAGTGAAATTGATAGCTGGTTCATGATT
This window contains:
- a CDS encoding zeta toxin family protein, with the translated sequence MSKKNKLPEIIIFAGPNGSGKTTITRMARIIGVYINADDIKRSSLCSDLEAAVKAEELREEMIENGEDFTFETVLSTDRNLKLLKKAKENGYFLRCIYVLTSDYKINIAR